Proteins found in one Deinococcus sp. Leaf326 genomic segment:
- a CDS encoding FKBP-type peptidyl-prolyl cis-trans isomerase, which yields MTQSELQIDKYHEGNGPVAEKGKTVSVHYTGTLENGTKFDSSRDRGEPIEFPLGVGYVIPGWDQGIAGMHVGDKARLTIPGHLAYGPQGIPGVIPPNATLIFDVELVGVR from the coding sequence ATGACCCAGTCCGAACTACAGATCGACAAGTACCACGAGGGCAACGGCCCGGTGGCCGAAAAGGGCAAGACCGTGAGCGTGCACTACACCGGCACGCTGGAAAACGGCACGAAGTTCGATTCGAGCCGCGACCGGGGCGAGCCCATCGAGTTTCCGCTCGGCGTCGGGTACGTCATCCCCGGCTGGGACCAGGGCATCGCCGGCATGCATGTGGGCGACAAGGCCCGCCTGACCATCCCTGGCCACCTTGCCTACGGCCCCCAGGGCATTCCCGGCGTTATTCCTCCCAACGCCACGCTGATCTTCGACGTGGAACTCGTGGGCGTGCGCTGA
- a CDS encoding bifunctional (p)ppGpp synthetase/guanosine-3',5'-bis(diphosphate) 3'-pyrophosphohydrolase — protein sequence MDELRPLIADRPLPERQKIEEAFEFARDAHAGVNRKSGEPYITHPVAVAVILAKLGMDSDSLMAGLLHDTVEDVEAVTFAGIESLFGHDVRRIVEGETKVSKLSKQGSQAAQVSDTGRDVQAENLRQMLVAMTADIRIIVVKLADRLHNMRTLGSMKPEKQARIARETMEIFAPLAHRLGIGQIKWELEDLSFRYLNPDAYEYLSTRLRTRQDEREALIAEAVAQLSAGLDDDLELHEWVSDIDISGRSKHLWSIHSKMQKEGKGLEQIFDLLAIRVILRPRDLTVPPGTDEKRRERAEETREKRICYHTVSVVHSMWTPLPGRFKDYVAVPKPNGYQSLHTTVISQSGQPIEVQIRSLRMHEVAEYGVAAHWMYKQGAGLAQKDRESWLAQMRELQNEINDASDYLDAVKSDILSQRVRVFTPKGLAVSLPAGSTPVDFAYHIHSRIGETTVGARVNGSIVPLAHHLGNGDMVEIVTSKNGRPSKDWLNFAVTRSARAKIRHHFRTEEREAALERGHELLERYLRKRQLPVRQLMRTKLLEDATNRLLGSRNPDDLYLALHAGKLTPSVVGRVLAPSLAQEQASPLPSRRAPVPRAPEPGGVYVEGFTTSTKLSHCCKPIRGDQIMGYLTRGRGVSIHRIDCPNMIRLLAEEPERCVAASWEAGMAGTTIVELDVVAPDRRGLLADVLSVLTQQKVSPLKVEAGVRADDTAHIELRLAVSGNTELETIRGALAGVEGVSAVVRLGRGKRTGG from the coding sequence ATGGACGAACTGCGCCCCCTGATCGCCGACCGGCCGCTGCCGGAACGCCAGAAGATCGAGGAGGCTTTCGAGTTCGCGCGCGACGCGCACGCGGGCGTCAACCGCAAGAGCGGCGAGCCGTACATCACGCATCCGGTGGCGGTCGCGGTCATCTTGGCGAAGCTCGGCATGGACAGCGACTCGCTCATGGCGGGGCTGCTGCACGACACGGTCGAGGACGTCGAGGCCGTCACCTTCGCGGGGATCGAGAGCCTGTTCGGTCATGACGTGCGGCGCATCGTCGAGGGCGAGACCAAGGTCAGCAAGCTCTCCAAGCAGGGCAGTCAGGCCGCGCAGGTCAGCGATACCGGGCGCGACGTGCAGGCCGAGAACCTGCGCCAGATGCTCGTCGCCATGACGGCCGACATCCGCATCATCGTGGTCAAGCTCGCCGACCGCCTGCACAACATGCGCACCCTGGGCAGCATGAAGCCCGAGAAGCAGGCGCGTATCGCCCGCGAGACGATGGAGATCTTCGCGCCGCTCGCGCACCGCCTCGGGATCGGGCAGATCAAGTGGGAACTCGAGGACCTCAGTTTCCGGTATCTCAATCCCGACGCCTACGAGTACCTGTCCACGCGGCTGCGCACCCGTCAGGACGAGCGTGAGGCGTTGATCGCCGAGGCGGTCGCGCAGCTGAGTGCGGGTCTGGACGACGACCTCGAACTGCACGAGTGGGTGTCGGACATCGACATCTCGGGGCGCAGCAAGCACCTCTGGAGCATCCACAGCAAGATGCAGAAGGAGGGCAAGGGCCTGGAGCAGATTTTCGACCTGCTCGCCATCCGGGTGATCCTGCGCCCGCGCGACCTGACCGTACCGCCCGGCACCGACGAGAAGCGGCGCGAACGGGCCGAGGAGACGCGCGAGAAACGCATCTGCTACCACACGGTCAGCGTGGTGCACAGCATGTGGACGCCGCTGCCGGGCCGTTTCAAGGACTACGTCGCGGTGCCCAAACCCAACGGCTACCAGAGCCTGCATACGACCGTCATCAGCCAGAGCGGGCAGCCCATCGAGGTGCAGATCCGCTCGCTGCGGATGCACGAGGTCGCCGAGTACGGCGTGGCCGCCCACTGGATGTACAAGCAGGGCGCCGGGCTGGCCCAGAAGGACCGCGAGAGCTGGCTCGCGCAGATGCGCGAACTGCAAAACGAGATCAACGACGCCTCGGACTACCTCGACGCGGTCAAGAGCGACATCCTCTCGCAGCGGGTGCGCGTCTTCACCCCCAAGGGACTGGCCGTGTCGCTGCCCGCCGGCAGCACTCCGGTGGATTTCGCCTACCACATCCACAGTCGCATCGGCGAGACGACCGTGGGCGCGCGGGTCAACGGGAGCATCGTGCCGCTGGCGCATCACCTGGGCAACGGCGACATGGTCGAGATCGTGACGAGCAAGAATGGCCGGCCCAGCAAGGACTGGCTGAATTTTGCCGTGACGCGCAGCGCCCGCGCCAAGATCCGTCATCACTTCCGCACCGAGGAGCGCGAGGCAGCCCTGGAGCGCGGCCATGAACTGCTCGAGCGCTACCTGCGCAAGCGGCAGCTGCCGGTGCGCCAGCTCATGCGCACCAAGCTCCTCGAGGACGCGACCAACCGCCTGCTGGGCTCGCGCAACCCCGACGACCTGTACCTTGCCCTGCACGCCGGCAAGTTGACCCCCAGCGTGGTCGGCCGAGTGCTCGCGCCCTCGCTGGCGCAGGAGCAGGCCTCGCCTCTGCCGAGCCGCCGCGCCCCGGTGCCGCGCGCCCCCGAGCCGGGCGGGGTCTACGTCGAGGGCTTTACGACCTCGACCAAGCTCAGCCACTGCTGCAAGCCGATCCGCGGGGACCAGATCATGGGCTACCTCACGCGCGGGCGTGGGGTGAGCATCCACCGCATCGACTGCCCCAACATGATCCGGCTGCTCGCCGAGGAACCCGAGCGCTGCGTGGCGGCCTCCTGGGAAGCGGGGATGGCGGGCACCACCATCGTCGAGCTCGACGTGGTTGCGCCGGACCGCCGGGGTCTGTTGGCCGACGTGCTGAGCGTGTTGACCCAGCAGAAGGTCAGTCCCCTGAAGGTCGAGGCGGGGGTGCGCGCCGACGACACGGCCCACATCGAGCTGCGCCTGGCCGTGTCGGGCAACACCGAGCTCGAGACCATCCGCGGCGCGCTGGCCGGCGTCGAGGGCGTCAGCGCCGTGGTGCGGCTGGGCCGGGGCAAGAGGACGGGCGGCTAG
- a CDS encoding YqjF family protein — protein MTVAPATGPDLPGWALRMVWRDLCFMHWPVAPHLLTPGLPRGLELDTYGGQAWLGVVPFRMTGVAPRGLPSVPGLSDFAELNLRTYVTVGGVPGVWFYSLDAAQPLGVRLARSLFHLPYFDARLWASRERGVTRYAGLRTHRGQPPLRFAAAYRPEGEEFTAPDGSLEDFLTHRLFLYSADRQGRIYRGPITHRPWPLRRARAVIRENTLAAPLGLDLMGLGEPHLLHAERLDVRAGLIRRV, from the coding sequence ATGACCGTTGCCCCCGCCACCGGACCCGACCTGCCCGGCTGGGCCCTGCGCATGGTGTGGCGCGACCTGTGTTTCATGCACTGGCCGGTCGCGCCGCATTTGCTGACCCCGGGGCTGCCGCGAGGTCTGGAACTCGACACCTACGGCGGGCAGGCGTGGCTGGGCGTGGTGCCCTTCCGCATGACGGGTGTGGCTCCACGCGGGCTGCCGAGCGTGCCAGGCCTGAGCGACTTCGCCGAGCTGAACCTGCGGACCTACGTGACCGTTGGCGGCGTGCCGGGCGTGTGGTTCTACAGCCTCGACGCCGCTCAGCCGCTGGGCGTGCGGCTGGCGCGGAGCCTCTTTCATCTACCGTACTTCGACGCCCGGCTGTGGGCCAGCCGCGAGCGGGGCGTCACACGCTACGCCGGCCTGCGGACCCACCGGGGCCAACCACCGCTGCGCTTCGCCGCTGCGTACCGGCCGGAGGGCGAAGAATTCACCGCGCCCGACGGCAGTCTCGAAGACTTCCTGACCCACCGCCTGTTCCTGTACAGCGCCGACCGGCAGGGCCGGATCTACCGGGGGCCCATCACGCACCGGCCCTGGCCCCTGCGGCGCGCCCGCGCCGTGATCCGCGAGAACACCCTGGCCGCACCCCTGGGCCTGGACCTGATGGGCCTGGGTGAGCCGCACCTGCTGCACGCCGAGCGGCTGGACGTGCGCGCGGGCCTCATCCGGCGGGTGTGA
- a CDS encoding PA2169 family four-helix-bundle protein — protein sequence MPLTNDQAVDHLQKLLGTVRDGETGFREAADHAESASLKTLFQGRSAQRAKLATELETKISELGGQPRERGSVGAALHRTWLGVRDAVTGRDDYAVVAEAERGEDVAIGNYQDALNEADLPADLRSFVQSQYDQVKSSHDEIRDLKHRMEADKK from the coding sequence ATGCCCCTCACCAACGATCAGGCCGTGGACCACCTTCAGAAGCTGCTGGGCACCGTGCGCGACGGCGAGACCGGTTTCCGGGAGGCGGCCGATCATGCCGAGTCGGCTTCTCTCAAGACGCTATTTCAGGGCCGCTCAGCGCAGCGGGCCAAGCTCGCCACCGAACTGGAGACCAAGATCAGCGAACTGGGCGGCCAGCCCCGCGAACGCGGCAGTGTTGGCGCGGCCCTGCACCGCACCTGGCTGGGCGTGCGCGACGCCGTGACTGGCCGCGACGACTACGCCGTGGTGGCCGAAGCTGAACGCGGCGAAGACGTGGCTATCGGCAACTACCAGGACGCCCTGAACGAGGCCGACCTGCCTGCTGATCTGCGCAGCTTCGTGCAGAGCCAGTACGATCAGGTCAAGAGCAGCCACGACGAGATCCGTGACCTCAAGCACCGTATGGAAGCCGACAAGAAGTAA